From a region of the Geothrix sp. 21YS21S-2 genome:
- a CDS encoding DASS family sodium-coupled anion symporter — protein MNSKFVKALGPIILWLVLRLLPVPAGLTPAAWHFFAVFAATILGLILEPLPPAAVGFIGVSFAAIMCYVSPTPAGSVAWALAGFSDKTVWLIFGAFIFSIGYAKSGLGRRIALLLVKLLGRRTLGLGYAIMLADLALAPGTPSNTARSGGTIFPVISNIPALYGSEPGPTARKIGSYIMWTAFASTCVTSSLFLTSLAPNVAALSILRSVGKIDVTWMNWFMGFLPMGVLLLILVPVLTYFIYPPEVKVSEETPAWAAGELKKMGAFKFSEGAMAFLVVLAVFLWIVGSNKDIRLPLLGSNFIDATAVVFFVISAMIVLAIVSWDDILANKAAWNVLVWFATLVTMADGLNKVGFVTWVAKAVAAHLAGFSPILVMGALVAFFFFVHYLFASLTAHTAAVLPVVLASGLAIPGMHAKAFALLLCFSLGIMGVITPYATGPGPVYYASGYISTKAFWGLGLFFGLLFIAVTLGLGIPWLTVIRPVG, from the coding sequence ATGAACTCGAAATTTGTGAAGGCCCTCGGCCCGATCATTCTCTGGCTCGTGCTGCGACTTCTGCCCGTACCGGCGGGCCTGACTCCGGCCGCGTGGCACTTCTTCGCCGTCTTCGCCGCGACGATCCTGGGCCTGATCCTCGAGCCCCTGCCGCCCGCGGCCGTCGGGTTCATCGGCGTCTCCTTCGCCGCCATCATGTGCTACGTCTCGCCGACCCCCGCGGGCTCGGTGGCGTGGGCCCTGGCGGGCTTCTCCGACAAGACGGTCTGGCTCATCTTCGGCGCCTTCATCTTCTCCATCGGGTATGCCAAGAGCGGCCTGGGACGACGCATCGCGCTCCTCCTGGTCAAGCTCCTCGGGCGCCGGACCCTGGGCCTGGGCTACGCCATCATGCTGGCGGACCTGGCGCTCGCACCCGGAACCCCCTCCAACACCGCCCGCAGCGGCGGAACCATCTTCCCCGTCATCAGCAACATCCCCGCCCTGTACGGCTCCGAGCCCGGCCCCACGGCCCGCAAGATCGGCTCCTACATCATGTGGACCGCTTTCGCCTCCACCTGCGTGACCAGTTCCCTGTTCCTCACGTCCCTGGCGCCCAACGTGGCCGCCCTTTCCATTCTGCGTTCCGTGGGCAAGATCGACGTCACCTGGATGAACTGGTTCATGGGCTTCCTCCCCATGGGCGTCCTGCTCCTGATCCTGGTTCCCGTGCTCACCTATTTCATCTACCCCCCCGAAGTGAAGGTGTCCGAGGAGACCCCGGCGTGGGCCGCCGGTGAGCTCAAGAAGATGGGCGCGTTCAAGTTCTCCGAGGGCGCCATGGCCTTCCTGGTGGTCCTCGCGGTCTTCCTGTGGATCGTCGGCTCCAACAAGGACATCCGCCTGCCGCTGCTGGGCTCCAATTTCATCGACGCCACCGCGGTCGTGTTCTTCGTCATCTCGGCCATGATCGTGCTGGCGATCGTTTCCTGGGACGACATCCTGGCCAACAAGGCCGCCTGGAACGTCCTGGTGTGGTTCGCGACCCTCGTGACCATGGCCGACGGCCTGAACAAGGTGGGCTTCGTCACCTGGGTGGCCAAGGCCGTCGCCGCGCACCTGGCGGGCTTCTCCCCGATCCTGGTGATGGGCGCCCTGGTGGCCTTCTTCTTCTTCGTGCACTACCTCTTCGCCAGCCTCACGGCCCACACCGCCGCGGTGCTGCCCGTGGTCCTGGCCTCCGGCCTGGCCATCCCCGGCATGCACGCCAAGGCCTTCGCGCTCCTGCTCTGCTTCTCCCTGGGCATCATGGGCGTGATCACCCCCTACGCCACGGGCCCCGGCCCCGTGTACTACGCCAGCGGCTACATCTCCACCAAGGCCTTCTGGGGCCTGGGACTGTTCTTCGGCCTGCTCTTCATCGCGGTCACCCTCGGCCTGGGCATCCCCTGGCTGACGGTCATCCGCCCCGTGGGTTAA
- a CDS encoding DUF4097 family beta strand repeat-containing protein: MLRLAPVAAFILIAPLAAQTVIVQPAPGVKATETRTVPLAPGAPLKVRNVNGHIRVAVWDRAEVEFTGAFTPASGKEQVKVVLEPKGGGLEIRGEHPKESRNGPVCDMDLKVPRSALASLETVNGLVELKDVTGAAECRTVNGEISLEGLKGSLKAETVNGGIRGRGLSGPVSAKTVNGGIRLSAQGLTGRLKATTVNGDLRIRSEGAKDVHVSRRSFEASFGDGAQVLQLKTVNGDITLD, from the coding sequence ATGCTTCGCCTTGCCCCTGTCGCAGCCTTCATCCTCATCGCCCCGCTGGCGGCCCAGACCGTGATCGTCCAGCCCGCCCCCGGCGTCAAGGCCACGGAGACGCGCACCGTCCCCCTGGCCCCGGGCGCGCCCCTGAAGGTCCGCAACGTCAACGGCCACATCCGGGTCGCCGTCTGGGACCGCGCCGAGGTGGAATTCACCGGCGCGTTCACCCCGGCCAGCGGGAAGGAGCAGGTCAAGGTCGTCCTTGAGCCCAAGGGCGGCGGCCTGGAGATCCGGGGCGAGCACCCGAAGGAGTCCCGCAACGGCCCGGTCTGCGACATGGACCTCAAGGTGCCCCGTTCCGCCCTCGCCTCCCTGGAGACGGTCAACGGCCTGGTGGAACTCAAGGACGTCACCGGCGCGGCCGAGTGCCGGACCGTGAACGGCGAGATCAGCCTCGAGGGCCTCAAGGGCTCCCTCAAGGCGGAGACCGTCAACGGCGGCATCCGGGGCCGGGGCCTTTCCGGCCCGGTCAGCGCCAAGACCGTCAACGGCGGCATCAGGCTTTCCGCCCAGGGCCTCACGGGCCGCCTCAAGGCCACCACCGTCAACGGCGACCTGCGGATCAGGAGCGAGGGCGCCAAGGACGTGCACGTGTCCCGGCGCAGCTTCGAAGCCTCCTTCGGAGACGGGGCCCAGGTCCTCCAGCTCAAGACCGTGAACGGGGACATCACCCTGGATTGA
- the bluB gene encoding 5,6-dimethylbenzimidazole synthase, with the protein MPAFPPHFQFQLQELFRLRRDVRRFRPDPVPEDLFTELLEAAHHAPSVGLSQPWRFVRVDDPARREAVIAEFQRANDAASALYDSERARLYRSLKLAGLKEAPIHLLVCVETDPDSGHGLGRQTQPETLRDSAVCAIQNLWLTARAKGVGVGWVSILEPDRLRTVMDLPATWGWVGYLCIGWPLEEPEIPVLEIAGWDHRNPLAKHLLQR; encoded by the coding sequence ATGCCGGCATTCCCCCCCCACTTCCAGTTCCAGCTCCAGGAGCTGTTCCGCCTGCGGCGGGACGTGCGCCGCTTCCGCCCGGACCCCGTGCCCGAGGACCTCTTCACCGAGCTGCTGGAGGCCGCCCACCACGCGCCTTCCGTAGGCCTCTCCCAGCCCTGGCGCTTCGTGCGTGTGGACGACCCCGCCCGGCGCGAGGCCGTCATCGCCGAGTTCCAGCGCGCCAACGACGCGGCCTCGGCCCTCTACGACTCCGAACGGGCCCGCCTCTACCGCAGCCTCAAGCTGGCCGGCCTCAAGGAGGCCCCCATCCACCTCCTGGTGTGCGTGGAGACGGACCCCGACTCCGGCCACGGCCTGGGCCGCCAGACCCAGCCCGAGACCCTGCGGGACTCCGCCGTCTGCGCCATCCAGAACCTCTGGCTCACCGCCCGGGCCAAGGGCGTGGGCGTGGGCTGGGTGAGCATCCTGGAACCGGACCGCCTGCGGACGGTCATGGACCTGCCCGCCACCTGGGGCTGGGTCGGCTACCTCTGCATCGGCTGGCCCCTCGAGGAGCCCGAGATCCCCGTGCTGGAGATCGCCGGATGGGACCACCGCAACCCGCTGGCGAAGCACCTTCTGCAGCGGTAG
- a CDS encoding bifunctional adenosylcobinamide kinase/adenosylcobinamide-phosphate guanylyltransferase, whose product MGRILFLTGPVRSGKSSWAVERAAAWGGDTVFVATYRPEPGDGEMAARVARHRAERPGWRTLEAPRNVAAALESLDPPPSGVVLDCLTLWLGDRMEASDEAILQAWNGELEAFARLPWPVIVVGNEVGWCPVPADPALRRFRDLAGWLGQATAKAADEAWLFVAGCPVRLK is encoded by the coding sequence ATGGGACGGATCCTCTTCCTCACCGGGCCCGTGCGCAGCGGGAAGAGTTCCTGGGCGGTGGAGCGGGCCGCGGCCTGGGGCGGGGACACCGTCTTCGTGGCCACCTACCGCCCCGAACCCGGCGACGGGGAGATGGCTGCGCGGGTGGCGCGCCACCGCGCTGAGCGCCCCGGCTGGCGCACCCTGGAGGCGCCTCGGAACGTCGCCGCCGCCCTGGAGAGCCTCGATCCTCCGCCTTCGGGCGTGGTGCTGGACTGCCTCACGCTCTGGCTGGGGGACCGCATGGAGGCCTCCGACGAGGCGATCCTCCAGGCCTGGAACGGGGAGCTGGAGGCCTTCGCGCGCCTGCCCTGGCCCGTCATCGTCGTGGGCAACGAGGTGGGGTGGTGTCCCGTACCCGCCGATCCCGCGCTGCGGCGCTTCCGGGACCTGGCCGGTTGGCTGGGGCAGGCCACGGCGAAGGCGGCGGACGAGGCCTGGCTCTTCGTGGCGGGGTGCCCGGTGCGGCTCAAATGA
- a CDS encoding histidine phosphatase family protein, translated as MMPLYLLRHGPTEAAAKGAPLGRLDLPVTPEGRAQWPRVKEELLGLGIQRVLTSDLGRARDHALDLGLPSLVLPGLSEQSFGAWEGLPWDQVPEAEAFFQDPVRGVPPGGESFLACSGRALLALQGALDGDGATLVLAHGGPLRAILAHYIGLPATRALDLSWQPYGLTRVDAYAAGRGVLRFHNRPAG; from the coding sequence ATGATGCCCCTCTACCTGCTCCGCCATGGGCCCACGGAGGCCGCGGCGAAGGGGGCGCCCCTGGGGCGCCTGGACCTGCCCGTGACCCCGGAGGGGCGGGCCCAGTGGCCCCGGGTGAAGGAGGAACTGCTCGGCCTGGGCATCCAGCGCGTCCTCACCTCGGACCTGGGCCGGGCCCGGGACCACGCCCTGGACCTGGGCCTGCCCAGCCTCGTGCTGCCGGGCCTCTCGGAGCAGTCCTTCGGAGCCTGGGAGGGCCTTCCGTGGGACCAGGTACCCGAAGCGGAGGCCTTCTTCCAGGACCCGGTGCGGGGCGTGCCCCCGGGCGGCGAGAGTTTCCTGGCCTGCTCGGGCCGGGCCCTCCTGGCGCTCCAGGGGGCCCTGGACGGGGACGGGGCGACCCTGGTGCTGGCCCACGGGGGCCCCTTGCGGGCCATCCTGGCCCACTACATCGGCCTGCCCGCGACCCGCGCCCTGGACCTGTCGTGGCAGCCCTACGGCCTCACGCGGGTGGACGCGTATGCCGCCGGCCGCGGGGTGCTGCGTTTCCACAACCGGCCCGCGGGCTGA
- the cobS gene encoding adenosylcobinamide-GDP ribazoletransferase: MTASLVAAIRFLTRVPVPGRATRVEDIARGVGWFPLVGALVGAATAGVFVLGLRVWPAPLAAAVAVGFGLMLTGGFHEDGATDAMDGLGGGWTRERVLEIMKDSRIGAYGAMALWVLLAVRWSALVALDRRALWALPLAMAWGRWSISVLMGLLPPVAPGLAKEVGGEGRWGPFLGATALLLLANGLCRNCPGLGKAALAALGALGLWALYLKRRLGGQSGDLLGAGNQLVEGAVLLALVAR; this comes from the coding sequence ATGACCGCGAGCCTGGTGGCGGCGATCCGCTTCCTGACCCGGGTCCCGGTGCCCGGCCGGGCCACCCGGGTCGAGGACATCGCGCGCGGCGTAGGCTGGTTTCCCCTCGTGGGGGCGCTGGTGGGGGCCGCGACGGCCGGCGTGTTCGTGCTGGGACTGCGGGTCTGGCCGGCTCCGCTCGCGGCTGCCGTGGCGGTGGGCTTCGGGCTGATGCTCACCGGGGGGTTCCACGAGGACGGGGCGACGGACGCCATGGACGGCCTGGGCGGAGGGTGGACCCGGGAGCGCGTGCTGGAGATCATGAAGGACAGCCGCATCGGGGCCTACGGCGCGATGGCCCTGTGGGTGCTGCTGGCGGTGCGCTGGAGCGCGCTGGTGGCCCTGGACCGGCGGGCCCTCTGGGCCCTTCCCCTCGCCATGGCGTGGGGGCGGTGGTCGATCAGCGTGCTCATGGGGCTCCTGCCGCCGGTGGCGCCGGGGCTCGCGAAGGAGGTGGGGGGCGAAGGGAGGTGGGGGCCCTTCCTGGGCGCCACGGCGCTCCTGCTCCTGGCCAACGGCCTCTGCCGGAACTGCCCGGGCCTGGGCAAGGCGGCCCTGGCCGCCCTGGGCGCCCTGGGGCTCTGGGCCCTCTACCTCAAGCGCCGTCTGGGGGGCCAGAGCGGGGACCTGCTGGGCGCCGGCAACCAGCTGGTGGAGGGGGCGGTGCTGCTGGCGCTGGTGGCGAGATGA
- the cobT gene encoding nicotinate-nucleotide--dimethylbenzimidazole phosphoribosyltransferase, translating to MRLPTLPALDPAFREAVGRHVDDLTKPLGALGRLEGLGTQLAWIAGTLRPADPEAYILTFGGDHGIARHQVSAYPQEVTVQMMANIAGGGAAISALCRANRIHHRVIDAGVASPCPFPGVAQRNILRGTRDPLAGPAMTRAEAEAALRAGLDEVALLPDHPFALLGVGEMGIANSSVAALLVCAFTGLDPAEAVGPGTGVAGAALGRKLEVIRGVLARHRPDPSDPLGVLADVGGAEFGAMAGAMLGAAARGWAVIVDGYIAGAAALVALALEPRLGNFLVWSHRSAEPGSRHLLEHLGKEPVLDLDLRLGEGTGAALAVPILRSACAVLREMATFGSAGVSRA from the coding sequence ATGCGCCTCCCGACCCTGCCCGCCCTCGACCCGGCCTTTCGCGAGGCCGTCGGGCGCCACGTGGACGACCTCACCAAGCCCCTCGGGGCCCTGGGCCGCCTCGAGGGGCTGGGCACGCAGCTGGCGTGGATCGCGGGGACGCTGCGCCCGGCCGATCCCGAGGCCTACATCCTCACCTTCGGCGGCGACCACGGCATCGCGCGCCACCAGGTCTCGGCCTATCCGCAGGAAGTGACGGTCCAGATGATGGCCAACATCGCCGGAGGGGGCGCGGCCATCTCGGCGCTCTGCCGGGCCAACCGCATCCACCACCGGGTCATCGACGCGGGGGTTGCCTCCCCCTGCCCTTTTCCCGGCGTGGCCCAGCGGAACATCCTGAGGGGCACCCGGGACCCCCTGGCGGGGCCGGCCATGACGCGGGCCGAGGCGGAGGCCGCGCTCCGGGCCGGCCTGGACGAGGTGGCGCTCCTGCCTGACCACCCCTTCGCCCTCCTGGGCGTGGGCGAGATGGGCATCGCCAACAGCTCGGTGGCCGCGCTCCTGGTGTGCGCCTTCACGGGCCTGGATCCGGCCGAGGCGGTGGGGCCCGGCACCGGCGTCGCCGGCGCGGCCCTGGGGAGGAAGCTGGAGGTGATCCGCGGCGTCCTGGCGCGGCACCGCCCGGACCCCTCGGACCCGCTGGGCGTGCTCGCGGACGTGGGCGGCGCCGAGTTCGGCGCCATGGCGGGGGCGATGCTCGGCGCGGCCGCGCGGGGCTGGGCGGTGATCGTGGACGGCTACATCGCCGGCGCCGCGGCCCTGGTGGCGCTCGCCCTGGAACCGCGCCTGGGGAACTTCCTGGTGTGGAGCCACCGCAGCGCCGAACCCGGGTCCCGGCACCTGCTGGAGCACCTGGGCAAGGAGCCCGTGCTGGACCTGGACCTGCGCCTGGGCGAAGGCACCGGAGCCGCGCTGGCCGTGCCCATCCTGCGCTCGGCCTGCGCGGTGCTGCGCGAGATGGCCACCTTCGGCAGCGCGGGCGTGAGCCGCGCATGA
- a CDS encoding ABC transporter ATP-binding protein produces the protein MLKPVLEAEGLTLGTRLRDLSVGLAPGRMVAVVGPNGAGKSTLLQVLAGLLQARGRIRWQGRDLARIPFLERGRTLSWLGQESHADFAFPVREVVAQGRHAWGDDGHGVEAALDALDIRHLETRPITELSGGERRRVFLARAMATGAPLQLWDEPAANLDVRHALEVLRLGRDLADAGSTLLVSLHDLRTAFRFDDVMVLDQGRMVGFGPPEAILTPELIGSVFRVKASPAQGLALELP, from the coding sequence GTGCTGAAGCCCGTGCTGGAGGCCGAAGGCCTCACCCTGGGGACGCGGCTGAGAGACCTGTCCGTGGGCCTGGCTCCGGGCCGCATGGTGGCTGTTGTGGGGCCCAACGGCGCGGGCAAGTCCACCCTGCTCCAGGTGCTGGCGGGCCTCCTCCAGGCCCGCGGGCGGATCCGGTGGCAGGGGCGGGACCTGGCCCGCATCCCCTTCCTGGAACGGGGGCGGACGCTGAGCTGGCTGGGCCAGGAGAGCCACGCGGACTTCGCGTTCCCCGTGCGGGAGGTGGTGGCCCAGGGGCGCCACGCGTGGGGTGACGACGGCCACGGGGTGGAGGCGGCCCTGGACGCCCTGGACATCCGGCACCTGGAGACGCGCCCCATCACCGAGCTGAGCGGGGGGGAGAGGCGGCGGGTCTTCCTGGCCCGCGCCATGGCCACGGGCGCACCTCTGCAGCTGTGGGACGAACCCGCGGCGAACCTGGACGTGCGCCACGCGCTGGAGGTGCTCCGGCTCGGCCGGGACCTGGCCGACGCCGGATCGACCCTCCTGGTGAGCCTCCACGACCTGCGCACCGCCTTCCGCTTCGACGACGTGATGGTGCTGGACCAGGGCCGGATGGTGGGCTTCGGGCCCCCCGAGGCCATCCTCACCCCGGAACTCATCGGCTCCGTCTTCCGCGTGAAGGCGTCGCCCGCCCAGGGGCTGGCCCTGGAACTGCCCTGA
- a CDS encoding iron ABC transporter permease: MRRRAGTILALVLLLAVVASLGLGDSNLGPMALLRALAGRGDALDRTILWDLRLPRTLVGVAVGAGLAASGVTMQAFFRNPLASPGLLGVSAGGALGAVAVLALGWQASFLTVPLAAIAGAFLATGAVLVLARRGASPEHLLLSGVALNAFFGAGTSFLLALSAGKFEVSGQILFWLMGGIENRTWEHVAIGLPGVLLCCALLLPLGRPMNLLSLGEPSAQSLGVDVRRLRWQLIALSTVLTALATAVGGVVGFVGLLVPHLLRLAFGPDHRRLLPLSMLGGAALVLLCDLPTRFVPGGLRLGAMTALIGGPFLLWMLRRNPC, translated from the coding sequence GTGAGGCGCCGGGCCGGCACCATCCTCGCGCTGGTCCTGCTGCTGGCGGTGGTGGCGTCGCTGGGACTGGGCGACTCCAATCTCGGGCCCATGGCGCTCCTGCGTGCCCTGGCGGGCCGGGGGGACGCCCTCGACCGGACCATCCTCTGGGACCTGCGGCTCCCGCGGACCCTCGTGGGCGTCGCCGTGGGGGCCGGGCTCGCGGCCTCGGGCGTGACCATGCAGGCCTTCTTCCGGAACCCCCTGGCCTCGCCGGGCCTCCTGGGCGTGAGCGCGGGCGGCGCCCTGGGGGCCGTGGCGGTGCTGGCCCTGGGCTGGCAGGCCAGCTTCCTCACCGTGCCCCTGGCGGCCATCGCCGGGGCCTTCCTGGCCACCGGCGCGGTCCTGGTGCTGGCCCGCCGCGGCGCGAGCCCCGAGCACCTGCTGCTTTCGGGCGTGGCCCTCAACGCCTTCTTCGGGGCGGGCACCAGCTTCCTCCTGGCGCTGTCGGCCGGCAAGTTCGAGGTGAGCGGGCAGATCCTCTTCTGGCTCATGGGCGGCATCGAGAACCGCACCTGGGAGCACGTGGCCATCGGGCTGCCGGGAGTCCTGCTGTGCTGCGCCCTTCTGCTGCCGCTGGGCCGGCCCATGAACCTCCTGAGCCTGGGCGAGCCCTCGGCCCAGAGCCTGGGCGTGGACGTGCGGCGCCTGCGCTGGCAGCTCATCGCGCTTTCCACCGTCCTCACGGCCCTGGCCACCGCCGTGGGGGGCGTGGTGGGCTTCGTGGGCCTGCTGGTGCCCCACCTCCTGCGCCTGGCCTTCGGGCCCGACCACCGGAGGCTCCTGCCCCTGTCCATGCTGGGCGGCGCCGCCCTGGTGCTCCTGTGCGACCTGCCCACCCGCTTCGTGCCGGGGGGCCTGCGCCTGGGCGCCATGACGGCCCTCATCGGCGGGCCCTTCCTCCTCTGGATGCTCCGGAGGAACCCGTGCTGA
- a CDS encoding ABC transporter substrate-binding protein codes for MRRFLSALLLPALLWAGGPVRVVSQTVGTDELLVALAAPGQIAALSHLARDPDFTPDVRANAKYPCLRTGTAEDVLHFRPGLVLAAAWTAPETLTILRRAKVDLVVVDRFETLEDLYDSARKIGAALDRRERAEELIGQWRARVADLDRRLKGVKPVRVLSVGLYPFTAGAGTTFQDLCDHAGALNVAAEQGLRGHQPTPGEKVLRWKVDVLVTDKGERMAERLKATAPYKYLDALRRGNLVEVPGPLMSATSQARIDAYEFLARALHPERFR; via the coding sequence ATGCGCCGCTTCCTGTCCGCCCTCCTCCTCCCCGCCCTCCTCTGGGCGGGGGGGCCCGTGCGGGTCGTGAGCCAGACCGTGGGCACCGACGAACTCCTGGTGGCCCTGGCGGCGCCGGGCCAGATCGCGGCCCTGAGCCACCTGGCCCGGGACCCGGACTTCACCCCGGATGTGCGCGCCAACGCGAAGTACCCCTGCCTGCGCACCGGCACCGCCGAGGACGTGCTCCACTTCCGCCCCGGCCTGGTGCTGGCGGCCGCGTGGACGGCGCCCGAGACCCTGACCATCCTGCGCCGGGCCAAGGTGGACCTGGTGGTCGTGGACCGCTTCGAGACGCTGGAGGATCTCTACGACTCCGCGCGGAAGATCGGGGCCGCCCTGGACCGGCGCGAACGCGCCGAGGAGCTCATCGGGCAGTGGAGGGCCCGGGTGGCGGACCTGGACCGCAGGCTGAAGGGCGTCAAGCCGGTGCGGGTCCTGTCCGTGGGCCTCTACCCGTTCACGGCCGGCGCGGGCACCACCTTTCAGGACCTGTGCGACCACGCGGGGGCTCTGAACGTCGCGGCGGAACAGGGCCTCCGTGGCCACCAGCCCACCCCGGGCGAGAAGGTGCTGAGGTGGAAGGTGGACGTCCTGGTCACCGACAAGGGCGAGCGCATGGCCGAGCGTCTCAAGGCGACGGCCCCTTACAAATACCTTGATGCGCTGCGCCGCGGGAACCTGGTCGAGGTGCCGGGGCCCCTCATGTCGGCCACCAGCCAGGCCCGCATCGACGCCTACGAGTTCCTGGCGCGGGCCCTGCACCCGGAGCGTTTCCGGTGA
- a CDS encoding TonB-dependent siderophore receptor → MGNSRILFPLVVGASLWAGGPVVEPPPPRSEASATVTVTAEATPVELVRTPNPVLVVDRAAIEARGADNLGDLLRLLLPGQVFSSGGVGTAATLNLGGGRAQDTVVMLDGIRLSDATGFGGVNLSMVSLAGIERIEVQQGPCSTRFGSDAQAGVVALYSAGHAREGFSGQLRAGAGSQAIRQGLFAPAYGWTSGWVRASVSAQQEDGATPADNPFRSSGVFFGGGQQLGADTLLTASYRNAFAGVPIPISYADYGSGNRDASQYVPSRQDFSRTEVLSATLRSTLSPAILGELTLGQALQTRLEPNYTDGAATERYTSRRDQANGALTWRVARTSTLQAGFDAYQETARFAGTLDPATGRHLAVFLEDQTEFADALRVVATVRGQSDRLTFPGAAETRVSRATWKLGVNWLLGGGLRAYASAGTAFANPLLFQAIYNAQYQGQALDNERSFTSQAGLTYEKGPWTAGLELSRTLYGNLVYFDANGGQFIPASWGGYYSGIYRNGSDLRLQSAQATAGYRTAAWSLQGFYRNQEFRDERADPAMRFSSGAVIRKPFQSLGLNGHRTFGDLRLEGWWSWIGPRYDYGLPTAFKEHFNDLGLKAALPLGPGVVLSLRADHLLQPRTTVAQWLARERDFQNDASQIFGFPAQPPTVTLEMRYRF, encoded by the coding sequence ATGGGCAATTCAAGAATCCTTTTCCCGCTGGTCGTGGGGGCCAGCCTGTGGGCCGGAGGCCCGGTGGTGGAACCGCCGCCGCCCCGGTCCGAGGCCTCGGCCACGGTCACGGTCACCGCGGAGGCCACGCCGGTGGAGCTGGTGCGGACCCCCAACCCCGTCCTGGTGGTCGACAGGGCCGCCATCGAGGCGCGGGGCGCGGACAATCTGGGCGACCTGCTGAGGCTGCTCCTGCCGGGCCAGGTGTTCTCCTCGGGCGGGGTGGGCACCGCGGCCACCCTGAACCTGGGCGGGGGCCGGGCCCAGGACACGGTGGTGATGCTGGACGGCATCCGCCTTTCGGACGCCACGGGCTTCGGGGGGGTGAACCTCTCGATGGTCTCCCTGGCGGGCATCGAGCGCATCGAAGTGCAGCAGGGGCCCTGCTCCACCCGCTTCGGCTCGGACGCCCAGGCCGGGGTGGTGGCGCTGTACTCGGCGGGCCACGCGCGGGAGGGCTTCAGCGGCCAGCTGCGGGCCGGGGCCGGGAGCCAGGCCATCCGCCAGGGCCTCTTCGCGCCAGCCTACGGGTGGACCTCGGGCTGGGTGCGGGCCTCGGTCAGCGCGCAGCAGGAGGACGGGGCCACCCCGGCGGACAACCCCTTCCGCTCCTCGGGCGTGTTTTTCGGCGGGGGCCAGCAGCTGGGGGCCGACACCCTGCTCACCGCGAGCTACCGGAACGCCTTCGCGGGCGTGCCCATTCCCATCTCCTACGCGGACTATGGTTCCGGCAACCGGGACGCGTCCCAATACGTCCCCTCCCGGCAGGACTTCAGCCGCACCGAGGTGCTCAGCGCGACGCTGCGCTCCACCCTGTCCCCGGCGATCCTGGGGGAGCTGACCCTGGGGCAGGCGCTGCAGACCCGGCTGGAGCCCAACTACACGGACGGCGCGGCCACGGAGCGGTACACGAGCCGGCGCGACCAGGCCAACGGGGCCCTCACCTGGCGCGTGGCCCGGACCTCCACCCTCCAGGCGGGCTTCGACGCCTACCAGGAGACGGCCCGGTTCGCGGGCACCCTGGACCCGGCCACGGGCAGGCATCTGGCGGTCTTCCTCGAGGACCAGACGGAGTTCGCCGACGCCCTGCGGGTGGTGGCCACGGTCCGCGGCCAGAGCGACCGGCTGACCTTCCCCGGCGCGGCGGAAACCCGGGTTTCCCGGGCCACCTGGAAGCTCGGGGTCAACTGGCTCCTGGGCGGCGGACTGCGGGCCTACGCCTCGGCGGGCACCGCCTTCGCCAATCCCCTGCTCTTCCAGGCCATCTACAACGCCCAGTACCAGGGCCAGGCCCTGGACAACGAGCGCAGCTTCACCTCCCAGGCCGGCCTCACGTACGAGAAGGGCCCCTGGACGGCGGGGCTGGAGCTCTCCCGCACCCTCTACGGGAACCTGGTCTACTTCGACGCCAACGGGGGGCAGTTCATTCCCGCGTCCTGGGGCGGCTACTACTCGGGCATCTACCGCAACGGTTCAGACCTGCGGCTCCAGTCGGCCCAGGCGACGGCGGGCTACCGCACCGCGGCGTGGAGCCTCCAGGGCTTCTACCGGAACCAGGAGTTCCGGGACGAGCGCGCCGACCCCGCCATGCGCTTCTCCTCGGGCGCGGTGATCCGGAAGCCGTTCCAGTCCCTGGGACTCAACGGCCACCGCACCTTCGGGGACCTGAGGCTGGAGGGATGGTGGTCCTGGATCGGTCCCCGCTACGATTACGGCCTGCCCACGGCCTTCAAGGAGCACTTCAACGACCTGGGCCTCAAGGCGGCCCTGCCCCTGGGGCCGGGGGTGGTCCTCTCCCTGCGGGCCGACCACCTCCTGCAGCCCCGCACCACCGTGGCGCAGTGGCTGGCCCGGGAGCGGGACTTCCAGAACGACGCCTCGCAGATCTTCGGATTCCCGGCCCAGCCCCCGACGGTGACCCTCGAGATGCGCTACCGTTTCTAG